AAGGAGCCAGGCCTGGGGCACGGCAGTGTGCCCCTGTACCCACTAGCACTGAAGGTGACCAGACCCCATTCCTGGGGCTGCCGAGGCTCCCCCTGGCCAGGCCTGCGGAGGTGCCGACCCCTCTACACTGTGCTGTCTTCTtgccctgccctggcccctccccAGTTTCCTTCAAAGTTCAGACAGTGGGATGATGGGCCGAAGGGGAGTGGCAGGGCCTCCGTGGCCTCTTGTCCACCCATCCTCACAGCCCCAGGCTGGGCACGGCTCACCCCCTGCCCACACCTCTCTAATCTTGGAGTCAGCAGCTGCCCGACTGCTAAGACAGTCTCCGGCTGCCCGGGATAAAGGGCTGCTTGTTAGCCCTAGGCCCACTGCCCCGCCATATGCCAGTGTCCACCAGTCACACAGGAGCCCATCAGACACGCACTGGGCGGCCAGCCGCTGTGCCTACCTTGCCGCACAGAGACGTAGCGGTGGTTGGCGGCCACCAGCACCACCTGCGGGTGACTCTCCTCCAGGTCAAAGAGCTCATCCTTGCTGGGCCGCGTGTTGCGTCCAGCCTTCAGCGTGCCAGCAGGCCCTGTGGGTGCCAGGTAGCGGCCATCACAGTCCTTGAAGGCCAGCTTGCCCGCCTTGAACTCCAGTGTGTAGCAGGCTTGGGCCTCGGGCTCCCTGACCAGGCGGCCGTCACTGCGCAGGTAGCGGCTGTCGCTGGACTTGAGGCAGTACCGCCGGCTCTGGAAGATGAGGGTGAGCAGCGCCTCCACCCCCCAGGGCATGTCGCCGTCCGCTGCCATCTCGTCCTCCTGCGGGCACAGGTGCACATAGCGCCTACGGCTCACACTCAGCAGGTGGGCCTGTGGGTGGATGGCCAGGTGCACAGTCCACAGCTCAGCCGTGGTGATGGTTGTGGCAAAGCAGGACAGCTGGTCCTCAGTGCCTCCGAAGAAGCGGCCATGTGGCTCCGACTGGAGCACCCAGCGCCCATCCGGCTGGGGCAACACCAGGAAGCGGCAGTCAGGGCCCGGCCGCTCTGCTCCACAGCCCACGCGCCCGTCCTCTTCTGCTGACAGGTAGCGGCCCAGGTGGCTGCTGCGGAACAGCACGGCCGGGCCCTGCCCCGGGTCGGGCTCCAGCACCCACATCTGCTTCCTCTTGAGGCTGGGTGCCGAGGCATTGACCTTGAAGCCAAAGCTCTCCGCTGTCAGGTAGCGGTCAGTATCATTGACCAGGCCAAACTGGATCTTGAGCACCTGGTGCAGGCCGTTGGTGGGCATCTTCCAGGCAGGCTAGGCCTTGCAGGATGGGGAAGCTCCCTCTGAGTGCTCACGGGTCCTGGGGCCTCCCAGAGGCCCAGCTCTGCTCCACTGGCCTTCGGCCCCCAGGGCCTGCTGTCGTCATGGACCCCACTACCTGCTGCAGCACTGTCTGACCAGTGGCTCGGCCACCCAGGCAGCTCTTACGTGGCCAGTGGGCAGCAGAGGGCGGGTGGGGAGGACGGATCAGGAATGTGCCGGCTTAGTGGCGGTTCATTACCCCAGCCTGGACTGCAGCCTTTCCTGGCTGACACGGGGCTGGAGCAGTGCCTGGCAGGACTGGACACAGGCTCCCCCACCTTATCTTCTCCCACGGCTGCTAGGGCCCAAGTCCAGGGCCCTGTGCCCGTACCTCTTGGCCTCTCACCTTCCTGCTGCCACCTCAAGGCCCCTCGGACTTGCAGCGAGTGCTCCCAGCCGCGCAGCTCCTTCCCAAAGCAGAAAGGGCACCAGTGGAAGCCCACGGCACAGGCGCAACCCGATCGCAGCCCCCGCCGCAAGGCCACCAGATCCTCGGCAGGATCCAGTTACTGCTCCTCTGACTCTTGCTGCCAGGAGCCCAGAGCCCCCCCAGGCAGGCTCCCCACCCAGTGGCCTGCAGCGCGTCCTGGGCTGCCCTGCTCTCACCCCAGCCTGCAGTCCTGGGGCCCGGCCCTCCCTTTGGGTGGCCTGGAGGTGGCAGGGCCAGCACAGGCGCACTGCCCCCGGGGAAGGCCTGGCTCGGGAGGAGCAGCCCGCACCAGGGAGCCAGTCTCCCTTAGGGAGGAATGTTCGAGCAGCTCCCCTGTCCTGTGTTCAGTGGCCCCGCCTGTGTGGCTTCCATGTGCCCTGGGCAGGTCTTGGAGCCATGAGgctgctccctccctcctcatgTGGCCTCCCACAGACCTGCAGGGTGGCCT
This window of the Ictidomys tridecemlineatus isolate mIctTri1 chromosome 3, mIctTri1.hap1, whole genome shotgun sequence genome carries:
- the Fscn2 gene encoding fascin-2 translates to MPTNGLHQVLKIQFGLVNDTDRYLTAESFGFKVNASAPSLKRKQMWVLEPDPGQGPAVLFRSSHLGRYLSAEEDGRVGCGAERPGPDCRFLVLPQPDGRWVLQSEPHGRFFGGTEDQLSCFATTITTAELWTVHLAIHPQAHLLSVSRRRYVHLCPQEDEMAADGDMPWGVEALLTLIFQSRRYCLKSSDSRYLRSDGRLVREPEAQACYTLEFKAGKLAFKDCDGRYLAPTGPAGTLKAGRNTRPSKDELFDLEESHPQVVLVAANHRYVSVRQGVNVSANQDEELDHETFLMQIDQDTKKCTFYSSTGGYWTLVTHGGIQATATQVSASTMFEVEWRGRRVALKASNGRYVCMKKNGQLAAISDFVGEDEEFILKLINRPILVLRGLDGFVCHRRGSNQLDTNRSVYDVFHLSFSDGAYQIRGRGGGFWYTGSHGSVCSDGESAEDFLFEFCERGRLAIRARSGKYLRGGASGLLRADADVPSAVALWEY